The Acidobacteriota bacterium sequence GCCGCTCCCGGTGACATTGTCGGGGCCACAACGATCGTGACCTAAGAGAAGAAACCTTGGGTGGCGAATCACGTATTGTCTCCACCTGCCTTGGTAGTTGAGTTTCCTGAGCAACTGCCTCAGTGTTTCGTGGAAGCTCCACCCGGTTACGAATGGCATAGTCAATGTGTTGCCGGACAGATCGATCCCCCTCGGATTGGCATAAGCGACGGCGCTGTAGCGGACGATACCGCCGAAATACCATCCGTTACGCCGGTCGAGAAAGATTCATTGACGGAGGCCGAAGCCGGCGGCTGATTCACGCACGCAGCCACAAAAAGGCAACAATCCAGGTTAATCAACGTCAGATTATGGTAAACTGTATCGGACCCGTTGTTTAACATGTTTCAGGAGTTACGCATGGTTAGTTTCAAGAACTACATCTGGCTTGTTTGTCTTCTTGTGCTGTCAATAGAGGTTCAGGCCTCAGATGTCGACATATTCACAGCCGCCGAACAGGGGGATTTCGAAGTCGTGAAGAAACTGGTACAGGAGAATCCACAGTTGGTGACCGCGACCGATGATCAAGGATACAGTCCTCTTCATAAGGCCGCCTACAACAACCACCTGAACGTCGTAGAGTATCTCATATCTCAAGGCGCGGATGTCAACTCTGCTTCGGGAAGTGGCAGTACACCCCTTCACGGTGCTGCTTACTACGGCCATCCGGAGATTGTTCGCGTACTGCTTGATGGGGGGGCGGAATGTGACGTGGTCAATGCCGGCGGATATACTCCTCTTCTGAGCGCCGCTGCAGGCAACCATGGCGAGATCGTCAGGCTGCTGGTCAACATGGGGGCTAATGTCAACGCCAGCCCGAGCGGTGGTCGCTCCCCTCTTTACCAGGCGGTATGGAACGCCGATGCCGAGTTGACGAGATTCCTTCTGGACAAAGGGGCAGAGGCCAACATCCAGACGGAGATGGGCGTCTCTTTGCCGTATTTCGCGTCGGCTTTCAGGGATCGGGAGTTCGGTCTCATGTTTATCCACAAAGTAACTGATTTTGAAGAAAAAGACGCGCTGGGACTGAGCATGCTTCATTACTCGGCCGCCCGTGGATTAGCGGAGCATGTACAAATGCTTCTGGAGCGGGGCGTTGAAGTTGACGCCAAAGATTCCCTCGGAAGGTCACCGCTGTTTTATGCCACGCTCTGGGGGCATGACGAGGTGGTGGATATCCTGAAAGGACGAGGGGCATCAACTGATAATTTGGAACAAGAATGGTTCAAGGGTGATTATCTGGGAAGACCTGCACCAGGAAAAACGCCTGTCGAGTTTGTGGGAGATGAGTTGAGAACCCCATTCGCTCCCCACGGACAAATAGCCTTTTCTCCGGACGGCAGCGAAATGCTCTGGTGCCACCAGGCGATGCCGATTCAAGCCATGTGGTACTCCCGACAGGTAAACGGTATGTGGCACAAGCCAATGATCGCGCCCTTCACCGACCCGGCGCTTGACTATGCCGATGGTAGCCCGTGCTTTTCCGCCGATGGAAACCGCATCTATTACCACACTCATCGACCGCTCGTAGAAACGGATGGGCGCAATGAAGACACCGATATCTGGTTTGTGGAGAGGACCGACGAAGGCTGGGGAAGCCCAATCCCCCTGGGGCCACCGGTCAATACTGACAAGAACGAGCTCAGTCCTATGATTGCGCCTTCCGGCAATCTCTATTTCATAGGCAGTGAGTACGAAGATACCTACGGTGCGGGCGACATCTATCTATCAGAGTTCGTCAATGGCGTCTATACTACGCCCCGGAATCTCGGTCCCGCAATCAACAGCGAGTACTACGAGTTGACTCCAGTGGTACCATCGGATGAGAGTTACATCGTCTTTGCTTCGGACCGTCCCAACAGATACCAGCGTCA is a genomic window containing:
- a CDS encoding ankyrin repeat domain-containing protein, encoding MVSFKNYIWLVCLLVLSIEVQASDVDIFTAAEQGDFEVVKKLVQENPQLVTATDDQGYSPLHKAAYNNHLNVVEYLISQGADVNSASGSGSTPLHGAAYYGHPEIVRVLLDGGAECDVVNAGGYTPLLSAAAGNHGEIVRLLVNMGANVNASPSGGRSPLYQAVWNADAELTRFLLDKGAEANIQTEMGVSLPYFASAFRDREFGLMFIHKVTDFEEKDALGLSMLHYSAARGLAEHVQMLLERGVEVDAKDSLGRSPLFYATLWGHDEVVDILKGRGASTDNLEQEWFKGDYLGRPAPGKTPVEFVGDELRTPFAPHGQIAFSPDGSEMLWCHQAMPIQAMWYSRQVNGMWHKPMIAPFTDPALDYADGSPCFSADGNRIYYHTHRPLVETDGRNEDTDIWFVERTDEGWGSPIPLGPPVNTDKNELSPMIAPSGNLYFIGSEYEDTYGAGDIYLSEFVNGVYTTPRNLGPAINSEYYELTPVVPSDESYIVFASDRPNRYQRHLPLFVTFKKDDGSWTNAVSLGGTISPGRAWQPFITADDKFIFYQQGTSYYWLSTALIEDIREAMIGPDHLEVAAPVPVLRKSEQIFEHAATNDIALGDLDGDGDLDAVFSNMGFNDSRVYLNDGHGYFTATDQLLTRQGHGVDLGDLDDDGDLDIFITCAGYGVNNIEYDRPSRIYLNDGRANFTVSPQDLGDSLLSGNNVQLFDIDIDGDLDAMIVYYQEDNGIYLNNGQGRFTRSEMTFPTGANWADLDGDGDVDILDREAGVGFKTLLNDGTGHLIEHWSKSDSGLNRGGVGFGDMDEDGDLDAVVAFMDQSEHRCSSLWYNDGTGRFKESDVRLPLTRNARLATGDLNGDGHPDVFLNNLGLPSAVWLNDGKGGLFDSGIRLPGEWKNTYCCLGDLDGDGDLDVFIAAFLGGPNEIWFNEQ